A stretch of Bordetella genomosp. 13 DNA encodes these proteins:
- a CDS encoding putative sulfate/molybdate transporter translates to MEWAGAFGDLGTLIPFVAAYIGVLGMDPFGVLFAFAVPMIACGLYYRTPIPVQPMKAIGAVASIQAVQTAVVTPGAVHVAALATGLTWLVLGATGLMRHVAQRVPATVIHAILLGLGVGFMLQGLKMMQGDLPVAVAAAALTLALLGSRRVPVMFVLLLFGAAIGIWRQPSLLTQLMATPVALRLPAWQLSGIDWNQVLVGVVLLAIPQIPLTLGNAILAISRENNRLFPNRPVSEGRMALSTGLMNLFSSAAGGVPMCHGAGGMASHVAFGARTGGSVVILGGLLLVLALFFSGAVTTLFQLFPPAVLGVLLFITGLQLAVGSGGLPEARDERAVVLATAAVCIWNVAAGFVLGCVLHYAARRGRLRL, encoded by the coding sequence ATGGAGTGGGCGGGCGCCTTCGGCGACCTGGGGACCCTGATTCCGTTCGTCGCGGCGTACATCGGCGTGCTGGGCATGGATCCCTTCGGCGTGCTGTTCGCCTTCGCCGTGCCCATGATCGCTTGCGGCCTTTACTACCGTACGCCCATTCCCGTGCAGCCCATGAAGGCCATCGGCGCCGTCGCGTCGATACAGGCGGTGCAGACGGCCGTCGTAACGCCAGGCGCGGTGCACGTCGCCGCGCTCGCCACGGGGCTGACATGGCTGGTGCTGGGCGCCACCGGTTTGATGCGGCACGTCGCGCAGCGCGTGCCCGCGACAGTGATCCATGCCATTTTGCTGGGCCTGGGCGTGGGCTTCATGCTGCAGGGCCTGAAGATGATGCAGGGGGACCTGCCGGTGGCGGTGGCCGCGGCGGCCCTGACGCTCGCTCTGCTGGGCAGCCGGCGCGTTCCGGTGATGTTCGTGTTGCTCCTGTTCGGCGCCGCGATCGGTATCTGGCGCCAGCCGTCCCTGTTGACGCAGCTGATGGCTACGCCGGTGGCGCTGCGCCTGCCCGCGTGGCAACTGTCGGGCATAGACTGGAACCAGGTGCTCGTGGGCGTGGTGCTGCTGGCCATTCCGCAAATACCGCTGACGCTGGGCAATGCCATTCTCGCCATCAGCCGCGAGAACAACCGCCTGTTCCCCAATCGGCCGGTCTCCGAGGGGCGCATGGCACTGTCCACGGGGCTGATGAACCTGTTTTCCAGCGCTGCCGGCGGCGTGCCGATGTGCCATGGCGCGGGCGGCATGGCGTCCCACGTCGCCTTCGGCGCCCGCACGGGCGGCTCGGTGGTCATCCTGGGCGGGCTGCTGCTGGTGCTGGCGCTGTTCTTCAGCGGCGCCGTGACGACGCTGTTCCAGCTGTTTCCGCCCGCGGTGCTGGGGGTGCTGCTGTTCATCACCGGCCTGCAGCTGGCCGTGGGCAGCGGCGGCCTGCCCGAGGCGCGCGACGAGCGCGCCGTGGTGCTGGCCACGGCGGCCGTCTGCATCTGGAACGTGGCGGCGGGCTTCGTCCTGGGCTGCGTGCTGCACTACGCGGCACGGCGCGGCCGGCTCCGACTGTAG
- a CDS encoding GtrA family protein, producing MASLASAWARFPQFLASGGLSTLVHWAVMAAMMAAGGAASSATAVGAAAGALANFVLQRRYVFPRKRPAGAALAPYVLAMGFTGVFNVGCFSVLYHVGHVPAGSAQFVATVATAVLNYHILRTKVYA from the coding sequence ATGGCCTCTCTGGCAAGCGCTTGGGCGCGATTCCCGCAATTCCTGGCCTCGGGGGGACTGTCCACCCTGGTTCATTGGGCCGTCATGGCCGCGATGATGGCGGCCGGTGGGGCGGCATCGTCGGCGACCGCCGTCGGGGCCGCGGCCGGCGCGCTGGCCAATTTTGTCCTGCAAAGACGCTATGTCTTTCCGCGGAAGCGGCCGGCCGGTGCAGCGTTGGCGCCCTACGTGCTTGCGATGGGCTTCACCGGCGTGTTCAACGTGGGATGTTTCTCGGTCCTCTATCACGTGGGACATGTCCCGGCCGGATCGGCACAGTTCGTCGCCACCGTGGCGACCGCCGTCCTGAACTATCACATCCTGAGAACGAAGGTTTACGCATGA
- a CDS encoding extracellular solute-binding protein: MNLIDTLRRGAALAGLAAAFATATVHAETITMASTTSTEQSGLFAHLLPAFERASGIDVKVVAQGTGQALDTARRGDADVVFVHDQAAEEKFVAEGYAARRSPVMYNDFVLIGPSKDPAGVKGNDIVAALNKLAAGNAAFVSRGDKSGTHAAEQRYWKQAGVENKGTGYKECGCGMGPALNMASSTGAYVLSDRGTWLSFKNPGDLTVLVEGDKRLFNQYGVMVVNPAKFPHVKAKAAQKFADWVTSKAGQDAIASYKINGQQLFFPNANQ; encoded by the coding sequence ATGAACCTGATCGATACATTGCGGCGCGGCGCCGCGCTGGCCGGCCTGGCGGCCGCGTTCGCGACGGCTACGGTCCATGCCGAGACCATCACCATGGCCTCGACCACGTCCACCGAGCAGTCCGGGCTGTTCGCGCATCTGCTGCCGGCCTTCGAGCGGGCCAGCGGCATCGACGTCAAGGTGGTGGCGCAGGGCACCGGCCAGGCGCTGGACACGGCCCGCCGCGGCGACGCCGACGTGGTCTTCGTGCACGATCAGGCCGCCGAAGAGAAGTTCGTGGCCGAGGGCTATGCCGCCAGGCGCTCCCCGGTGATGTACAACGACTTCGTGCTCATCGGCCCGTCTAAGGATCCCGCGGGCGTCAAGGGCAACGACATCGTCGCGGCGCTGAACAAGCTGGCGGCCGGCAATGCGGCCTTCGTCTCGCGCGGCGACAAGAGCGGCACGCATGCGGCCGAGCAGCGCTACTGGAAGCAGGCCGGCGTCGAGAACAAAGGCACGGGCTACAAGGAATGCGGCTGCGGCATGGGCCCGGCGCTGAACATGGCATCGTCCACCGGCGCCTATGTGCTGTCCGACCGCGGCACCTGGCTGAGCTTCAAGAACCCCGGCGACCTGACGGTGCTGGTCGAAGGAGACAAGCGTCTCTTCAACCAATACGGCGTGATGGTCGTCAACCCCGCCAAGTTCCCGCACGTGAAGGCGAAAGCCGCGCAGAAGTTCGCGGACTGGGTCACGTCGAAGGCGGGACAGGACGCGATCGCCAGCTACAAGATCAACGGCCAGCAGCTGTTCTTCCCGAACGCCAACCAGTAA
- a CDS encoding ABC transporter permease, whose protein sequence is MNTFQESVLTALRLILSLDPLLLAIVGRSLAVSLSACALACALGMMAGAWLGVARFRGKPAVLTLLNTSLALPSVVVGLVVYLLLSHSGPLGFLGWLFSFKAMVMAQTILVLPFVTALVRQTVGDAESDHGEQLRSLGAGPFMRGLMLLWDERFTLITIVIAAFGRAVSEVGAVMVVGGNIDGYTRVMTTAIALETSKGDLPMAMALGLVLLAVVLLLNVLGALVRRWREHRDAGPANVGEAI, encoded by the coding sequence ATGAACACATTTCAGGAAAGCGTGCTGACCGCCTTGCGGCTCATTCTTTCCCTAGACCCTCTGTTGCTGGCCATCGTCGGGCGCTCGCTCGCCGTCAGTCTCAGCGCCTGTGCCCTGGCCTGTGCGCTGGGGATGATGGCCGGCGCCTGGCTGGGCGTGGCGCGCTTTCGCGGCAAGCCGGCCGTGCTGACCTTGCTCAATACCTCGCTGGCCCTGCCGTCGGTGGTGGTCGGCCTGGTCGTCTACCTGCTGCTGTCGCATTCCGGTCCGCTCGGCTTCCTGGGGTGGCTGTTTTCCTTCAAGGCCATGGTGATGGCGCAGACCATCCTGGTGCTGCCCTTCGTGACCGCGCTGGTGCGCCAGACGGTGGGCGACGCCGAGTCCGACCATGGCGAGCAGCTGCGTTCGCTGGGCGCGGGGCCATTCATGCGCGGGCTGATGCTGCTGTGGGACGAGCGCTTCACCCTCATTACCATCGTGATCGCCGCGTTCGGACGCGCCGTATCCGAAGTCGGGGCGGTGATGGTGGTGGGCGGCAACATCGACGGGTATACGCGCGTCATGACCACCGCCATCGCGCTCGAAACCAGCAAGGGCGACCTGCCCATGGCCATGGCGCTGGGACTGGTGCTGCTGGCCGTGGTGCTGCTGCTGAACGTACTCGGCGCGCTGGTGCGGCGTTGGCGCGAGCATCGGGATGCGGGACCGGCCAACGTCGGGGAGGCGATATGA
- the mobB gene encoding molybdopterin-guanine dinucleotide biosynthesis protein B translates to MTRVIGFAGWSGAGKTQLLTRLIPVLGARGLRVSTLKHAHHAFDIDRPGKDSYRHREAGAHEVLIASSSRWALMHELRGEAEPGLAELLGHMSPVDLVLIEGFKRNPHVKIEVHRQVNGKSWLYVDDASIRAIASDVPPPADCGLPWVRLDDYEAIADLVQDHAWPLDQVLAAPTA, encoded by the coding sequence ATGACCCGAGTGATAGGTTTCGCCGGCTGGAGCGGCGCCGGCAAGACGCAGCTGCTGACCCGCCTGATCCCCGTGCTGGGGGCCCGCGGGCTCCGTGTTTCCACGCTGAAGCACGCCCACCATGCCTTCGACATCGACCGGCCGGGCAAGGACTCGTACCGCCATCGCGAGGCCGGTGCTCACGAGGTCCTGATCGCGTCGTCATCGCGCTGGGCGCTGATGCACGAGCTGCGCGGCGAGGCCGAACCGGGACTGGCCGAGCTGCTGGGCCACATGAGCCCCGTCGACCTGGTGCTGATCGAAGGATTCAAGCGCAATCCGCACGTCAAGATCGAGGTGCACCGCCAGGTCAATGGCAAGTCATGGCTCTATGTCGACGATGCCAGCATCCGCGCCATCGCCAGCGACGTGCCGCCGCCGGCCGATTGCGGTTTGCCGTGGGTGCGCCTGGACGACTACGAAGCGATTGCCGACCTGGTCCAGGACCACGCCTGGCCGCTGGACCAGGTGCTGGCCGCCCCCACGGCCTGA
- a CDS encoding ABC transporter ATP-binding protein, which yields MRHPEHAPFRGEDLARRQDGTPATAVFVLDGVHVRYGPVHALRDARLSIRAGEKVALVGANGSGKSTLLRVLHGLARPSAGLARCLPTTRQAMLFQHPYMLRTSVLNNVALGLWLRGTPWREARQRAALALEQVEMRELAGRNARGLSGGQKQRLALARAWAQAPEALLLDEPTASLDPHSKREVERLMQVFSASHGATMVFASHNLGQVQRLADRVVYLDHGRILADLPVHDFFNGPLPEPASLFLKGERIL from the coding sequence ATGCGCCACCCCGAGCACGCGCCCTTCCGTGGGGAGGACCTCGCGCGGCGGCAGGACGGGACGCCCGCGACCGCGGTGTTCGTCCTCGACGGCGTGCATGTCCGCTACGGTCCGGTCCACGCCTTGCGCGATGCGCGGCTGTCGATACGCGCGGGCGAGAAGGTCGCGCTGGTGGGCGCCAACGGCAGCGGCAAGAGCACGCTGCTGCGCGTGCTGCACGGCCTGGCGCGCCCCAGCGCCGGCCTGGCGCGCTGCCTGCCCACGACGCGCCAGGCCATGCTGTTCCAGCATCCCTACATGCTGCGCACGTCGGTGCTGAACAACGTGGCGCTGGGACTGTGGCTGCGCGGCACGCCCTGGCGCGAGGCCCGCCAGCGCGCCGCCCTGGCGCTGGAGCAGGTCGAGATGAGAGAGCTGGCCGGCCGCAATGCGCGCGGACTATCGGGCGGGCAGAAGCAGCGCCTGGCCCTGGCGCGCGCGTGGGCGCAGGCCCCCGAGGCCCTGCTTCTGGATGAGCCCACCGCCAGCCTGGACCCGCATTCCAAGCGCGAGGTCGAGCGGCTGATGCAGGTCTTCAGCGCCAGCCACGGGGCCACCATGGTTTTCGCAAGCCACAACCTCGGCCAGGTGCAGCGCCTGGCCGATCGCGTCGTCTACCTGGACCACGGCCGCATCCTGGCCGACCTGCCGGTGCACGACTTCTTCAACGGCCCGCTCCCCGAACCGGCGAGCCTCTTCCTGAAAGGAGAAAGAATCCTATGA
- the mobA gene encoding molybdenum cofactor guanylyltransferase MobA: MIDRSEITGLILAGGRGSRMGGVDKGLQNFQGIPMAMHALLRLGPQVGQIMINANRNLAAYESMGVPVWTDATGDFAGPLAGFAAGLERCETEYMVTVPCDSPLFPLDMVERLAAALHEADADIAIVVTREGDALRTQPVFCLLKTSLLTSLLNFLHEGQGKIDIWTASHKRVEVLFEDAHAFAGANTPTELQQLQS; encoded by the coding sequence ATGATAGACAGAAGCGAAATCACCGGGCTGATCCTGGCCGGCGGACGAGGCAGCCGCATGGGCGGCGTGGACAAGGGACTGCAGAATTTCCAGGGCATTCCCATGGCCATGCACGCCCTGTTGCGCCTGGGGCCGCAGGTCGGCCAGATCATGATCAACGCCAACCGCAACCTGGCCGCGTACGAATCCATGGGCGTGCCGGTATGGACGGATGCCACTGGCGATTTCGCCGGGCCGCTGGCCGGATTCGCCGCCGGACTCGAACGCTGCGAAACCGAGTACATGGTCACCGTGCCCTGTGACTCGCCGCTGTTTCCGCTCGACATGGTCGAGCGCCTGGCGGCCGCGCTGCACGAGGCCGACGCGGACATCGCCATCGTGGTCACGCGCGAGGGCGATGCGTTGCGCACCCAGCCCGTGTTCTGCCTGCTGAAGACCTCGCTGTTGACCAGCCTGCTGAACTTCCTGCACGAGGGCCAGGGCAAGATCGACATCTGGACCGCCAGCCACAAGCGCGTCGAGGTCCTGTTCGAGGACGCGCATGCGTTTGCCGGCGCGAACACGCCAACCGAATTGCAACAGCTCCAATCATGA
- a CDS encoding substrate-binding domain-containing protein has translation MHSIELTYLLGANGAQPALIRNALMDLLFAVREHGSISAAAKAMDLSYRHVWGELKRWEQTLGRTLIVWDKGQPARLNEFGEKLLWAERQAQARLAPQISALRAELERTFAVAFDNAAHVVPLHASHDDALAALQEHAVTSAKLHLDIRYTGSLDAISALNEGRCVMAGFHTRDQPVPGSRSERAYKPLLQPGLHKIIGFAQRDQGFIVPRGNPRGLRAIGDLLQPGLRYVNRPLGTGTRVLFDELLEESDIDAASIQGYDRTEPSHKAVAHAVASGSADAGLGIASAALPERLEFVPLVKENYFLVCLKSTLDQPSTQALMELLRSASWQDILGRMPGYTPAHSGEVLSLRRMLPWWDFTGQPKRRPAAKRVRRPTA, from the coding sequence GTGCATAGCATTGAACTGACCTATCTGCTGGGCGCCAACGGCGCGCAACCGGCGCTGATCCGCAACGCCCTGATGGATCTGCTGTTCGCGGTGCGCGAGCACGGCTCGATCTCGGCCGCGGCCAAGGCCATGGACCTGTCGTATCGCCACGTATGGGGCGAACTCAAGCGCTGGGAACAGACGCTGGGGCGCACGCTCATCGTGTGGGACAAGGGGCAGCCGGCCAGGCTCAATGAATTCGGCGAGAAACTGCTGTGGGCCGAGCGCCAGGCGCAGGCCCGGCTGGCGCCGCAGATCAGCGCCCTGCGCGCCGAACTCGAACGCACCTTCGCGGTCGCCTTCGACAACGCCGCGCACGTGGTGCCGCTGCATGCCAGTCACGACGACGCGCTGGCGGCCCTGCAAGAACACGCCGTCACTTCGGCCAAGCTGCACCTGGACATACGCTACACCGGCAGCCTGGACGCCATCAGCGCACTGAACGAGGGGCGCTGCGTGATGGCGGGCTTCCACACCCGCGACCAGCCGGTGCCGGGCTCGCGCAGCGAGCGCGCCTACAAGCCGCTGCTGCAGCCCGGCCTGCACAAGATCATCGGCTTCGCCCAGCGCGACCAGGGCTTCATCGTGCCTCGCGGCAATCCGCGCGGACTGCGCGCCATCGGCGACTTGCTGCAGCCCGGCCTGCGCTACGTGAACCGTCCCCTGGGAACCGGCACGCGCGTCCTGTTCGACGAATTGCTCGAGGAGTCGGATATCGATGCGGCCTCGATCCAGGGCTACGACCGCACCGAGCCTTCGCACAAGGCCGTCGCCCACGCGGTGGCGTCGGGCAGCGCGGACGCCGGCCTGGGCATCGCCTCGGCGGCCTTGCCGGAGCGGCTCGAGTTCGTGCCGCTGGTCAAGGAAAACTACTTCCTGGTGTGCCTGAAGTCCACGCTGGACCAGCCCTCTACGCAGGCATTGATGGAATTGCTGCGCAGCGCCTCGTGGCAGGACATCCTGGGGCGCATGCCCGGCTATACGCCGGCGCATAGCGGCGAGGTGCTGTCACTGCGCCGCATGCTGCCGTGGTGGGATTTCACCGGGCAGCCGAAGCGCCGGCCGGCCGCGAAGCGGGTGCGCAGGCCGACGGCCTGA
- a CDS encoding glycosyltransferase family 2 protein produces the protein MRPSNDPDAHPRGPEQAYPVLSVVVPVYNERLVLPMCYRRIRGVMESLGLRYEIVFVDDGSVDGSADQLAALAYTDRNVRAVRLSRNFGKEAALTAGLDNARGMAVIVLDADLQDPPELIPDMVKAWRAGADMVTMKRRSRAGESWFKRACAHVFYRVLRRLSELPIPSDTGDFRLLSRRAVDVLKRMPERSRYMKGLFAWVGLPTHEILYDRAPRAAGSSKWNFVGLTRLALEGVTSFSVAPLRWVGAVGMVAATVGGAFGLWIVGKTLFAGEIVNGYPSTVAVITFLGGVQLLSIGLLGEYVGKIYIESKQRPLYVVRDVCELTLGLAEPALQGRE, from the coding sequence ATGCGGCCCTCCAACGATCCCGACGCGCATCCGCGTGGACCGGAACAGGCCTATCCCGTCCTGTCGGTCGTCGTCCCCGTCTATAACGAACGGCTGGTGTTGCCCATGTGCTACCGGCGCATCCGCGGCGTCATGGAGTCGCTGGGCTTGCGCTACGAGATCGTCTTCGTCGACGACGGCAGTGTCGACGGCAGTGCCGACCAGCTGGCCGCTTTGGCCTACACGGACCGCAATGTGAGGGCAGTACGGCTGAGCCGAAACTTCGGCAAGGAGGCCGCGTTGACGGCCGGGCTGGACAATGCGCGCGGCATGGCAGTGATCGTTCTTGACGCGGATCTGCAGGATCCGCCCGAATTGATCCCGGACATGGTGAAGGCGTGGAGGGCGGGCGCCGATATGGTGACCATGAAGCGCCGCAGCAGGGCGGGGGAAAGCTGGTTCAAGCGCGCTTGCGCACACGTGTTCTATCGCGTGCTGCGCCGCCTGAGCGAGCTGCCGATCCCTTCCGACACCGGCGACTTCCGCTTGCTGAGCCGCCGTGCGGTCGACGTGCTCAAGCGCATGCCCGAGCGCAGCCGCTACATGAAAGGCCTGTTCGCGTGGGTGGGGCTGCCCACGCACGAGATTCTCTATGATCGCGCCCCGCGCGCCGCGGGGTCCAGCAAATGGAATTTCGTGGGATTGACCCGGCTCGCGCTCGAGGGCGTGACGTCGTTCTCGGTGGCGCCATTGCGCTGGGTCGGCGCGGTAGGGATGGTGGCCGCCACGGTAGGCGGCGCGTTCGGGCTGTGGATAGTGGGCAAGACGCTTTTCGCGGGAGAAATCGTCAACGGTTATCCGTCCACGGTCGCCGTCATCACTTTTCTTGGCGGCGTGCAGCTGCTCTCCATCGGCCTGCTGGGCGAATACGTGGGCAAGATCTACATCGAATCCAAGCAGCGGCCGCTGTATGTGGTGCGTGATGTGTGCGAACTGACGCTGGGCCTGGCCGAGCCGGCATTGCAGGGCCGGGAGT
- the moeA gene encoding molybdopterin molybdotransferase MoeA, with protein MSTELPASLAEIASCVNGYDPNALPIAQAREFIDRLVPRLSATEVLPLRSALGRTLARDVISGINVPAHDNSAMDGYALRGADLRADGDTVLRVAGSGLAGDNFQGVAGPGQCVRIMTGAVMPAGLDTVVPQEFVREENGAIAIPAGILRAGDNRRLAGEDLAQGEAALSAGRVLRPADIGMLASLGRGEVAVRRRLRVAFFSTGNELRSIGEPLDEGCVYDSNRYTLWCMLQRLGVEVLDMGVVRDDEAALEAAFAAAAANADAVITSGGVSVGEADYTKKVMARLGDVLFWKIAMRPGRPMAIGRIGQAILFGLPGNPVAVMVTFYALVRDALLAMGGAAPQALPLLRCVTPTPIRKKPGRTEYQRALVTRAPDGGWQASVTGSQGSGILRSMSQANGLLVLGHDQGNIAAGEYVDVLPFDGLI; from the coding sequence ATGAGTACCGAACTGCCCGCCAGCCTCGCGGAGATCGCCTCCTGCGTCAACGGCTACGATCCCAACGCCCTGCCCATCGCGCAGGCGCGCGAGTTCATCGACCGCCTCGTGCCGCGCCTGTCCGCCACCGAAGTGTTGCCGCTGCGCAGCGCGCTGGGCCGCACGCTGGCCCGCGACGTGATCTCGGGCATTAATGTGCCGGCGCACGACAATTCGGCCATGGACGGCTACGCCTTGCGCGGCGCCGACCTGCGCGCCGACGGCGACACGGTGCTGCGGGTGGCGGGCAGCGGCCTGGCGGGCGACAACTTCCAGGGCGTCGCCGGCCCGGGACAATGCGTGCGCATCATGACCGGCGCCGTCATGCCCGCCGGCCTGGACACCGTGGTGCCGCAGGAATTCGTGCGCGAAGAGAACGGCGCCATCGCCATCCCGGCGGGCATCCTGCGCGCCGGAGACAACCGGCGCCTGGCCGGCGAAGACCTGGCGCAAGGCGAGGCCGCGCTGTCGGCCGGCCGCGTGCTGCGCCCCGCCGACATCGGCATGCTGGCCTCGCTGGGCCGCGGCGAAGTCGCCGTGCGCCGCCGGCTGCGCGTGGCCTTCTTCTCCACCGGCAACGAACTGCGCTCCATCGGCGAACCGCTCGACGAGGGCTGCGTCTACGACAGCAACCGCTACACGCTGTGGTGCATGCTGCAGCGCCTGGGCGTCGAGGTGCTGGACATGGGCGTGGTGCGCGACGACGAGGCCGCGCTCGAAGCCGCCTTCGCGGCCGCGGCCGCCAACGCCGATGCGGTGATCACCTCGGGCGGCGTCAGCGTCGGCGAGGCCGACTACACCAAGAAGGTGATGGCACGCCTGGGCGACGTGCTGTTCTGGAAGATCGCCATGCGACCCGGGCGCCCCATGGCCATCGGCCGCATCGGCCAGGCCATCCTGTTCGGCCTGCCGGGCAATCCGGTGGCCGTCATGGTCACGTTCTATGCGCTGGTGCGCGATGCGCTGCTGGCCATGGGCGGCGCGGCGCCGCAGGCGCTGCCCCTGTTGCGCTGCGTCACGCCCACGCCCATCCGCAAAAAGCCGGGCCGCACCGAATACCAGCGCGCCCTCGTCACGCGGGCGCCGGACGGCGGCTGGCAGGCCAGCGTCACGGGCTCGCAGGGCTCGGGCATCCTGCGCAGCATGAGCCAGGCCAACGGCCTGCTGGTGCTGGGACACGATCAAGGCAACATCGCGGCTGGCGAGTACGTCGACGTGCTGCCTTTCGACGGTCTGATCTGA